One window of the Candidatus Nanopelagicales bacterium genome contains the following:
- a CDS encoding DUF3159 domain-containing protein — MTAGTDRPLNVLLGGPYGAVESAAPSVVFVTAYLVSGSDLTVGVVSALATAAVLATVRLVRRERPVRVVGGLLAVSVAALVAARTGNAVDYFLPSLLANAASALAWALSILVRWPLLGVIVGFVLRTGTAWRGDPDLVRAYSRASWIWTASFVLRAGVQVPLYLHDQLVGLGVARVLLGWPLVLGVIAASWWVMRRTLPPDHPGLNHPRVHRPDPYRAPDSPAPTCDDEESRR; from the coding sequence GTGACCGCAGGGACCGACCGGCCGCTCAACGTCCTGCTCGGAGGACCGTACGGCGCGGTGGAGTCGGCGGCGCCGAGCGTCGTGTTCGTGACCGCGTACCTCGTCTCCGGCAGCGACCTCACCGTCGGCGTCGTGTCGGCGCTGGCCACCGCGGCGGTCCTCGCCACGGTCCGGCTGGTCCGCCGCGAGCGCCCGGTGCGCGTCGTGGGTGGCCTGCTGGCGGTGTCCGTGGCGGCCCTGGTGGCCGCGCGGACGGGCAACGCGGTCGACTACTTCCTGCCCAGCCTGCTGGCGAACGCGGCCAGCGCGCTGGCGTGGGCGCTGTCGATCCTGGTCCGCTGGCCGTTGCTCGGCGTCATCGTCGGGTTCGTGCTGCGCACCGGCACCGCGTGGCGCGGGGATCCCGACCTGGTCCGCGCCTACTCCCGCGCCTCCTGGATCTGGACCGCGTCGTTCGTGCTGCGCGCGGGCGTGCAGGTCCCGCTCTACCTCCACGACCAACTGGTGGGCCTGGGGGTGGCCCGGGTGCTCCTCGGCTGGCCCCTGGTGCTCGGCGTCATCGCCGCCTCGTGGTGGGTGATGCGACGTACCCTGCCGCCGGACCACCCGGGTCTGAACCACCCGCGGGTGCACCGGCCGGACCCGTACCGGGCCCCGGACAGCCCTGCCCCGACCTGCGACGACGAGGAGAGCCGGCGATGA
- a CDS encoding EAL domain-containing protein: protein MEQEGRHGDLPEGLLRTVLEVLESGVVVVGPHGRILRANPAARRILGLTDVQMVGRPVADPTLRATHPDGTPWPAETHPIRVAAQTGRMVHGELMGVHRPDGSLVWIDVSAAPLTGPDGQPIGAVATFVDATEREETARILRDRERRLRSAQDLTGLAWWEYDVLADEHVWSDRMFELVGLDPADGPPDLEGWLALIHPDDHEAARRRSDPGLPRPVGSNLFRVVLGDGRVRTLQAWDDVEKDAEGRVVRVFGTTMDVTEREEAARRLAESESRLRAAQELTGLAWWEWDIATGNLNWSTAMHRLAGLDVGMEHTIDEWLALVHPEDRAASALLERRALETGEGYRHVFRITRPDGELRFLESWTDVLRRPDGTPYGLRGATHDVTLQETAQREIAASEELFRVAFDNAPIGMTMLGIEGEDSGRVLRANDAACRILGVTPGDFARMRVADWTPPEDRAESEDRIRRLMAGEVVSLTYDKNYLHSSGRLIPALVTTGVIHDAVGRPRYLVTHIVDMTERHAHQAELERLATTDSLTDLANRARLEQRLADSLTTASPQQPVGLLLLDLDRFKLVNDSLGHQVGDGVLARTADVLRDLVPAPHLVARLGGDEFAVVMSPAPAEQPDELATALLDRLRAPQEHQGSTLVVTGSIGLARADSHLTTAADLLRAADLALYHAKDHGRDRVSSYDETLRSRVLDAVRVEGVLRGALDRGGIAIAVQPIVGLGGSHFAAVEALARVVEPDGTVLVPARFLEVAEDSGLVGALDRQVVSRAVAWLGAADRQVLVGGAPHLVSTVSVNVSGRTLRLPGYVDTVAAALNESGLDPSRLWVEITEATLVGEDPELRRGLTRLRELGVRIGLDDFGTGYSALSYLSRLDLDFLKVDRTFVSAMAGDDATRTLMEAVLRIAHAHRLRVVAEGVETPEQARLLTEMGYDAAQGFWFGSPELVDEDRR, encoded by the coding sequence GTGGAGCAGGAGGGTCGTCACGGCGACCTGCCCGAGGGCCTGCTGCGGACCGTCCTCGAGGTGCTCGAGTCCGGGGTCGTCGTGGTCGGACCGCACGGACGGATCCTGCGGGCCAACCCCGCCGCCCGGCGCATCCTCGGGCTGACCGACGTCCAGATGGTCGGCCGCCCGGTGGCCGACCCGACCTTGCGGGCCACCCACCCGGACGGGACCCCCTGGCCGGCCGAGACCCACCCGATCCGGGTCGCGGCGCAGACCGGCCGGATGGTGCACGGCGAGCTCATGGGGGTCCACCGCCCGGACGGGTCACTGGTGTGGATCGACGTGAGCGCGGCCCCCCTGACGGGTCCCGACGGGCAGCCGATCGGAGCCGTGGCCACCTTCGTCGACGCCACCGAGCGGGAGGAGACCGCCCGCATCCTGCGGGACCGGGAGCGGCGGCTGCGCTCGGCGCAGGACCTCACCGGCCTGGCCTGGTGGGAGTACGACGTGCTGGCCGACGAGCACGTCTGGTCGGACCGGATGTTCGAGCTGGTCGGGCTCGACCCGGCCGACGGGCCGCCCGACCTCGAGGGGTGGCTGGCGCTCATCCACCCCGACGACCACGAGGCGGCCCGCCGGCGCTCCGACCCGGGCCTGCCCCGGCCGGTCGGGAGCAACCTGTTCCGGGTGGTCCTCGGCGACGGCCGGGTCCGCACGCTGCAGGCCTGGGACGACGTGGAGAAGGACGCCGAGGGCCGGGTGGTGCGGGTCTTCGGCACCACCATGGACGTGACCGAGCGCGAGGAGGCGGCGCGCCGGCTCGCGGAGTCGGAGTCCCGGCTGCGTGCCGCTCAGGAGCTCACCGGGCTGGCCTGGTGGGAGTGGGACATCGCCACCGGCAACCTCAACTGGTCCACCGCCATGCACCGGCTCGCCGGCCTCGACGTCGGCATGGAGCACACCATCGACGAGTGGCTGGCGCTGGTGCACCCGGAGGACCGGGCCGCCAGCGCGCTGCTGGAGCGCCGGGCGCTGGAGACCGGGGAGGGCTACCGGCACGTCTTCCGCATCACCAGGCCCGACGGCGAGCTGCGCTTCCTGGAGTCGTGGACCGACGTGCTGCGGCGCCCGGACGGCACACCGTACGGCCTGCGCGGCGCCACCCACGACGTCACCCTCCAGGAGACGGCGCAGCGCGAGATCGCCGCCAGCGAGGAGCTGTTCCGGGTCGCGTTCGACAACGCGCCGATCGGCATGACCATGCTCGGCATCGAGGGCGAGGACTCCGGCCGGGTGCTGCGGGCCAATGACGCCGCCTGCCGGATCCTCGGCGTGACGCCGGGGGACTTCGCCCGGATGCGGGTCGCCGACTGGACGCCGCCGGAGGACCGGGCCGAGAGCGAGGACCGCATCCGCCGGCTGATGGCGGGCGAGGTCGTGTCGCTGACGTACGACAAGAACTACCTGCACTCCTCCGGGCGGCTGATCCCCGCGCTGGTGACCACCGGCGTGATCCACGACGCCGTCGGCCGGCCGCGCTACCTGGTCACACACATCGTCGACATGACCGAGCGGCACGCCCACCAGGCCGAGCTGGAGCGGCTGGCCACCACCGACTCGCTCACCGACCTGGCCAACCGGGCCCGGCTGGAGCAGCGGCTGGCGGACTCGCTGACGACCGCCAGCCCGCAGCAGCCCGTCGGCCTGCTGCTGCTGGACCTGGACCGGTTCAAGCTCGTCAACGACTCGCTCGGGCACCAGGTCGGGGACGGGGTGCTGGCGCGGACGGCCGACGTCCTGCGCGACCTGGTGCCGGCGCCGCACCTGGTGGCCCGGCTGGGCGGGGACGAGTTCGCGGTCGTCATGTCCCCCGCGCCGGCCGAGCAGCCGGACGAGCTCGCGACCGCCCTGCTGGACCGGCTGCGGGCACCGCAGGAGCACCAGGGGTCCACCCTGGTGGTGACGGGCAGCATCGGCCTGGCCCGGGCCGACTCCCACCTCACCACCGCCGCCGACCTGCTGAGGGCCGCCGACCTGGCTCTGTACCACGCGAAGGACCACGGGCGGGACCGGGTCAGCAGCTACGACGAGACGCTGCGCTCGCGCGTGCTCGACGCGGTCCGGGTGGAGGGCGTGCTGCGCGGCGCGCTGGACCGGGGCGGGATCGCCATCGCGGTGCAGCCGATCGTCGGGCTCGGCGGCTCGCACTTCGCCGCCGTGGAGGCACTGGCCCGGGTGGTCGAGCCGGACGGCACCGTGCTGGTGCCGGCGCGCTTCCTCGAGGTGGCCGAGGACAGCGGCCTGGTCGGGGCACTGGACCGGCAGGTCGTGTCCCGGGCCGTCGCCTGGCTGGGCGCCGCCGACCGGCAGGTGCTGGTCGGTGGTGCGCCGCACCTGGTGTCCACCGTCTCCGTCAACGTGTCCGGGCGGACCCTGCGCCTGCCGGGCTACGTCGACACCGTGGCCGCCGCGCTGAACGAGAGCGGCCTGGACCCCTCGCGGCTGTGGGTCGAGATCACCGAGGCGACGCTGGTCGGCGAGGACCCCGAGCTGCGCCGGGGCCTGACCCGGCTGCGCGAGCTGGGGGTACGGATCGGGCTGGACGACTTCGGGACCGGGTACTCCGCACTGTCCTACCTGTCCCGCCTGGACCTGGACTTCCTCAAGGTGGACCGCACGTTCGTGTCCGCGATGGCCGGCGACGACGCGACCCGCACCCTGATGGAGGCGGTGCTGCGCATCGCCCACGCCCACCGGCTGCGGGTCGTGGCCGAGGGCGTCGAGACGCCGGAGCAGGCCCGGCTGCTGACCGAGATGGGGTACGACGCGGCCCAGGGGTTCTGGTTCGGGTCGCCCGAGCTCGTCGACGAGGACCGCCGGTGA
- a CDS encoding aminotransferase class III-fold pyridoxal phosphate-dependent enzyme, producing MTAIDTSTTATPSTSDLELPEVRTELPGPSSRAWFDRTDRHLTGAMGDHELVPFVEAGKRGYLVEDVDGNTYADHLSAWGSSPFGPTPADVRAAMDTAWDRHGMQISGWVQNLPALELAERLAAIAPGRLTRVEYSVTGTLAVEGAVKFMRERSGRPLVLTFGGQYHGESTYLAAGVSSDLSNVTAMRAQYVAGVVTIPYPNRFRSPFQPGPGPFDDTAVLDYLENYVLVQQIHPEQVAGLLIEPVLGEGGVHVPSQAFWDRLGALAKRWGWLVCVDEVQTCMGRCGEMFAVELWDGIDPDLLLLGKAFSAGGQPIAALLGTDEVMADSSLHLGSTYGFTPAACAAATAGIDRIEAGGVLENARAMEQVFLAEMAPLRDEVEQVGDVRAAGALAALEFVQDKATIRPAPRFQVAVHQAALRRGVLGITQRGKWHYRLQPALTMPIEVFRDSLARLREAVHEVAANPPVEESTVLESVAAENR from the coding sequence ATGACCGCCATCGACACCAGCACCACCGCCACCCCGTCGACCTCCGACCTCGAGCTGCCCGAGGTCCGCACCGAGCTGCCCGGACCGTCGAGCCGGGCCTGGTTCGACCGGACCGACCGCCACCTGACCGGGGCGATGGGCGACCACGAGCTCGTCCCGTTCGTGGAGGCCGGCAAGCGGGGCTACCTGGTCGAGGACGTCGACGGCAACACGTACGCCGACCACCTGTCCGCCTGGGGGTCGTCCCCGTTCGGGCCGACCCCGGCGGACGTGCGCGCGGCGATGGACACCGCCTGGGACCGGCACGGGATGCAGATCAGCGGCTGGGTGCAGAACCTGCCCGCGCTGGAGCTGGCCGAGCGGCTGGCCGCGATCGCGCCCGGCCGGCTGACCCGGGTCGAGTACTCCGTGACCGGCACGCTGGCCGTGGAGGGCGCGGTGAAGTTCATGCGCGAGCGCTCCGGCCGCCCGCTGGTGCTGACGTTCGGCGGGCAGTACCACGGCGAGTCCACGTACCTGGCCGCCGGCGTGTCCAGCGACCTGTCCAACGTGACCGCGATGCGCGCGCAGTACGTCGCGGGCGTCGTCACGATCCCGTACCCGAACCGGTTCCGGTCGCCGTTCCAGCCCGGCCCGGGCCCGTTCGACGACACCGCGGTCCTGGACTACCTGGAGAACTACGTCCTGGTGCAGCAGATCCATCCCGAGCAGGTGGCCGGGCTGCTGATCGAGCCGGTGCTGGGCGAGGGCGGGGTGCACGTTCCCTCTCAGGCGTTCTGGGACCGGCTCGGGGCGCTGGCGAAGCGGTGGGGCTGGCTGGTCTGCGTGGACGAGGTGCAGACCTGCATGGGCCGGTGCGGGGAGATGTTCGCGGTGGAGCTGTGGGACGGGATCGACCCGGACCTGCTGCTGCTGGGCAAGGCGTTCTCCGCCGGCGGCCAGCCGATCGCCGCGCTGCTGGGCACCGACGAGGTGATGGCGGACTCGTCGCTGCACCTGGGCAGCACGTACGGGTTCACGCCCGCGGCCTGCGCCGCGGCGACCGCCGGGATCGACCGCATCGAGGCCGGCGGGGTGCTGGAGAACGCCCGAGCCATGGAGCAGGTGTTCCTGGCCGAGATGGCGCCGCTGCGTGACGAGGTCGAGCAGGTGGGCGACGTCCGTGCGGCGGGCGCGCTCGCCGCCTTGGAGTTCGTCCAGGACAAGGCGACGATCCGGCCGGCGCCGCGCTTCCAGGTCGCGGTGCACCAGGCCGCGCTGCGCCGCGGCGTGCTGGGGATCACCCAGCGGGGCAAGTGGCACTACCGGCTGCAGCCGGCGCTCACGATGCCGATCGAGGTCTTCCGGGACAGCCTGGCGCGGCTGCGGGAGGCCGTCCACGAGGTCGCCGCCAACCCGCCGGTGGAGGAGTCGACCGTGCTGGAGTCGGTCGCGGCGGAGAACCGGTAG